A portion of the Bifidobacterium bifidum ATCC 29521 = JCM 1255 = DSM 20456 genome contains these proteins:
- a CDS encoding restriction endonuclease subunit S — MTEQAKVPAIRFAGFTDPWEQRKLGEFSKKNTIKNANGALSETFTNSAEQGVISQLDYFDHDITNDANISGYYVVQPDDFVYNPRISATAPCGPINRNRLNRAGVMSPLYTVFSVDASMDKTYLEHYFKTSRWHDFMFLEGNTGARSDRFSISDATFFEMPIWCPEISEQMAIAKQLETTDTLITLHQRKYDKLVILKKSMLEKMFPKDGEPVPEIRFAGFTDPWEQRKLVEVATFGGGHTPPMADPDNYEDGYVLWVTSQDVKSNYLDRTTTQITEKGAKELTLYPAGSLVMVTRSGILRHTLPVAELRKPSTVNQDIRVILPQGECCGEWLLQFFISHNKELLLEFGKTGTTVESVDFGKIKDMLLYMPSTVEQQQIGDFFAKLDSLITLHQRKLELLQNIKKSLLDKMFA; from the coding sequence ATGACTGAACAGGCGAAAGTTCCTGCGATTCGTTTCGCTGGTTTTACTGACCCTTGGGAACAGCGTAAGTTGGGGGAATTCAGCAAGAAGAACACCATCAAGAACGCTAACGGCGCTCTTTCGGAGACGTTTACAAATTCTGCCGAGCAGGGCGTTATTAGCCAGCTCGACTACTTCGACCACGACATTACAAACGATGCGAATATCAGTGGCTACTATGTGGTTCAACCAGATGACTTCGTCTACAACCCACGGATTTCTGCAACGGCGCCTTGTGGTCCAATCAACAGAAACCGCCTGAACAGAGCAGGTGTCATGTCTCCGTTGTATACGGTGTTTTCAGTAGATGCGAGCATGGATAAAACCTACTTGGAGCATTATTTCAAAACATCCAGGTGGCATGATTTTATGTTCCTCGAAGGTAATACGGGGGCAAGGTCTGACAGGTTTTCAATCTCCGACGCAACGTTTTTCGAGATGCCTATTTGGTGCCCAGAAATCTCTGAACAGATGGCGATAGCGAAGCAGCTTGAAACAACGGATACCCTCATCACCCTTCATCAGCGTAAGTATGACAAGCTTGTCATCTTAAAAAAATCGATGCTTGAAAAAATGTTCCCGAAAGATGGTGAGCCTGTACCCGAGATTCGTTTCGCTGGTTTTACTGACCCTTGGGAACAGCGTAAGTTGGTGGAAGTAGCAACGTTTGGCGGCGGGCATACTCCGCCAATGGCAGATCCCGATAACTATGAAGATGGATACGTACTGTGGGTTACGTCCCAGGACGTGAAATCTAATTATCTTGATAGAACTACGACTCAGATAACTGAGAAGGGCGCAAAAGAGTTGACTCTTTATCCTGCCGGATCTTTAGTAATGGTAACGAGGAGCGGGATTCTTCGCCATACCCTTCCGGTGGCTGAACTGCGCAAACCTTCAACTGTTAACCAGGATATTCGCGTCATTCTGCCCCAAGGCGAGTGCTGTGGAGAATGGCTACTTCAGTTCTTTATTTCGCATAACAAGGAATTGCTGCTTGAGTTTGGCAAGACTGGAACAACCGTAGAAAGTGTTGACTTTGGCAAGATCAAAGACATGCTTTTGTATATGCCAAGCACCGTCGAACAACAGCAAATTGGCGACTTCTTTGCTAAGCTCGACTCCCTCATCACCCTTCATCAGCGTAAGTTGGAATTGCTGCAGAATATCAAGAAATCCTTGCTTGACAAGATGTTTGCGTGA